A single Streptomyces sp. 2114.4 DNA region contains:
- a CDS encoding alpha/beta fold hydrolase, translated as MEQTIQKRLSVGGGSWVTVEVHGEPDAPGLVVVPGAMSDAHGWRRVAAAVDAWPSVTVVNRRGRAPSGPLTSAYSLQTEVEDLGVILDECKGAQALFGWSYGGLIALLAANDRPLRQVIAYEPVMRPFGAHVLPELRAAEEAADREATVEIVSRRIAGLDTAQVEALRADPQEWAALRDLSGPAHAELAALNSAPPPDEMARRAGRVDLIIGQCNHGTAPYGTSFDDVRRRVTRAEVHVLPGQGHLAHIQAPEELGRLINGLAADR; from the coding sequence ATGGAGCAAACGATTCAGAAAAGGCTGTCGGTCGGCGGAGGCAGTTGGGTGACGGTCGAGGTCCACGGGGAGCCTGACGCTCCGGGTCTCGTGGTCGTCCCGGGCGCGATGAGCGACGCTCACGGGTGGCGTCGTGTCGCGGCCGCCGTCGACGCCTGGCCGTCGGTGACGGTCGTCAACCGCCGGGGCCGTGCCCCCTCGGGGCCGTTGACCAGCGCTTACTCGCTGCAAACGGAGGTCGAGGACCTCGGCGTGATCCTCGACGAGTGCAAAGGCGCGCAGGCGCTCTTCGGCTGGAGCTACGGCGGCCTGATCGCGTTGCTGGCCGCCAATGATCGTCCGCTGCGCCAGGTGATTGCCTACGAGCCGGTGATGCGGCCGTTCGGCGCTCACGTGCTGCCGGAGCTGCGGGCCGCTGAAGAGGCGGCGGACCGGGAAGCCACCGTCGAGATCGTGAGCCGGCGGATCGCCGGCCTCGACACGGCGCAGGTCGAGGCCCTACGGGCCGACCCTCAGGAATGGGCGGCCCTACGGGACTTGAGCGGGCCGGCGCACGCCGAGCTCGCCGCGCTCAACTCGGCGCCGCCACCGGATGAGATGGCACGGCGGGCGGGCCGTGTCGACCTGATCATCGGCCAGTGCAATCACGGAACGGCCCCCTACGGGACGTCGTTCGACGACGTCCGGCGGCGCGTCACCCGTGCCGAAGTCCATGTGCTCCCCGGTCAGGGGCACCTGGCCCATATCCAGGCGCCTGAAGAGCTCGGCCGGCTGATCAATGGCCTCGCCGCTGACCGCTGA
- a CDS encoding TetR/AcrR family transcriptional regulator translates to MPQPIRGRPRAFDRDRAILDAARLFWRRGYSGTSTRDLTAALGLSTSSLYAAFGSKAGLFEEAVRTYAERYREIYRQAVAEKDLRTVIDQILINSVHEFTQPSDAHPGCLLSSAAMTDSTNTLDTSAHYAELHGWNERALHARIERAAQDGELVAGTDVAALTGLVQSVVHGLSVRANLGTSREDLLTTARLAHELICRQLTSPTP, encoded by the coding sequence GTGCCTCAGCCAATCCGTGGACGCCCACGAGCCTTCGACCGCGACCGCGCGATCCTCGACGCCGCCCGCCTCTTCTGGCGACGCGGCTACTCCGGGACGTCGACCCGCGACCTCACCGCGGCCCTCGGACTCTCCACCTCCAGCCTCTACGCCGCCTTCGGCAGCAAAGCCGGGCTGTTCGAGGAAGCGGTGCGGACCTACGCCGAGCGCTACCGGGAGATCTACCGGCAGGCCGTCGCCGAGAAGGACCTCCGGACCGTCATCGACCAGATCCTCATCAACTCGGTCCACGAGTTCACCCAGCCAAGCGACGCTCATCCAGGCTGCCTTCTCAGCAGCGCCGCGATGACCGACAGCACGAACACGCTCGACACCAGCGCCCACTACGCCGAACTCCACGGCTGGAACGAGCGCGCCCTCCACGCACGCATCGAGCGAGCGGCCCAGGACGGCGAACTCGTCGCCGGGACCGACGTGGCGGCCCTGACCGGACTCGTCCAGTCCGTCGTGCACGGACTGTCCGTGCGAGCCAACCTCGGCACCTCCCGCGAGGACCTGCTGACGACGGCGCGCCTCGCCCATGAGCTGATCTGCCGTCAACTCACGTCACCGACCCCTTGA